In Hylaeus volcanicus isolate JK05 unplaced genomic scaffold, UHH_iyHylVolc1.0_haploid 12237, whole genome shotgun sequence, the genomic stretch gttaataattttttggtagACAACGTTACCATGTTCGATAATTCGTTACTTAAATGATGAACAGCGTCAGATGTTTGTTTTACAAAAGGTTCCAAGGAAGAAAATTCCTTGTTGGCATTGAATGTATGCTGAATATGAGCAAAAACGTTGCCTAGTAAGTCGGAAATAACACACAATTTTTGAAGGTTTTTTTCAGTTTCAAGAAACTCTAAAAGtcgaatttcgcgaaattgAACTCGTGTTAATTCAGACCTCAAGTTAAAGACCTCTTGCTTTAGTGAGCTCATAATAAGCTCTTGTTCTAAAATTTTATGATTCAATTCTTCAATCGTTTCATATGCTGTTGATACTCGATTTTCTAATGTTGTAACTTTTTCTTCACTTTGAGAAATGCGCTCTTTAGCGGAACCACATAATTGACGAAGCTCAACAACAGTTGATGCTAAGTCATCATTGTCTAAACGGTATGAATGAAGTTGATTGTTGACTTTTTTCAATTCAGTTATTAGTTGCTCATCTCGAAACGGACTGAAAAAGATACGTGTATTTCTGTCATCAATTCTTTCATTAACCTCAAAAAcactttcttctttatttatcgGTTCTGCACATTGTACcattatatattaaatcaaAGTCTGATCATTTAAGATTCATTTTGTCTTAGAACATGTAATAGTGGAAAAACACATAAGATTTATAAATTgagctttttttttcaattttttcctttctttaaaagaaaaaatatgttaaaaatattgcttATATTGGTGcttgattaaaatttgtgaaatgGCTGTCATGTGTCCCAAGGTGGAAAAATccagtattttttaaagaagtgTATTGCTTATAGTAAAactgtaaatttttaacacgccgtttcaaaatttcaaacattaaaCCGTATaaaactatttgaaaaaagtatcataagaaattttataaagcaCCAGCAGAGGTTAACAAAGGAATTAAGGAGTTATTCGCCAACGCATTTTcctatatttcaaaatgagcaaaaatatttacatggtGTTGTAGTGTAGCCTACCAAGTCGCTACATCCTCCaaaaaatttatgatttataaaaatacgtgGTACTGTTCTGCCACCACTAATCGTTTGTAAATAATCCTGGTACTCACTAGTGTTTGGAATTTCATCTAATTCCTTCACATGCTGTTACGCAACATAAATGGTGAGCATAGTATGATTACTAGTTTTCGTGAACactaccatttttttttcttgaacgCCTGCTTTTCTAAGAATTTCCTTTGCTCGCGTACAGTAAGGGCAGAATCtgaacaaattgtaaatttaaattagaatgtGCAAATTAAAGCTTAACGTTTTAGAAAAAACAATCACTGGAGTTTCGGACATAATCAATTCGTCCACAATACTTTTAATAGACATTTGaccttgtatttttttatttttagctttactttttctattatggaacaattatattgtaatttgaatGACTTTTTTCGTAGAACGTTGGGACCAACTGGTACGTGTCGTACATGTTGCAATTAAGGACGGCAGTACTGAAAGTATCAGGTTTTTGGTGatctaatataaaaaattcaggAAGGTtactcgttttttttcttacatcAATAGGcattaaaattcgaatacatttaaaaaaatgtttcatgaaaaaaGTACCGAAAAAGCCTTTAAATCGTTGCACAATGATAAAAACCTTTTGAAAAGGTCGAAGTTTAGTAGCACAAAACCAAGTGGATTGTCAAATAgtcttaataaaaaattaggaCAACACTTGTTAATAAATCAAGGAGTATTAGAAAAGATTTTAAGAGCTGCAGAAATTAAATCAACGGATACAGTACTCGAAATCGGTCCAGGTATGGTTTTGATTATGTCATTGAGGTGTCCGTAAAAACacatcaatttatttaagcTTAGTTCTAAtgcgttattaattttttcaaggtACTGGAAATCTTACTATGAAGCTTTTAGGGGTTGCCCGACGAGTTAGAGCGTTTGATATAGACGAGCGTATGGTAGGAGATGTTAAAAGGAAGGCTTTATCAATGGGATACACGAATCTTGATGTTTTTTTTGGAGATGCGTTGCGTTCGGACTTTGGTTCTTTTGATGTTTGTGTTGCAAATCTTCCTTATAACATTTCTTCtccgtttatttttaaactaatagCTCATAGACCAACTTTCCGGGtttctattttaatgtttcagaAGGAATTCGCCGATAGGTAAAGTTATTAATGAACGCGAGTGATTCTTACTGCaacgaatttttcataaacagTGTGACACGCAAGTTTCATGTTTCTTGtgtaattcaaaaaataaatatttctgattatAATTAAGAAGCTAAGAGTATAGGAATTTAAAGAGCAATAATTGATGTGTATGCAGACTCTTAGCCAAGccaaatgataaaaattattctcgcTTATCAATCAACGTTCAAATATACTGTAAGGTTGAAGTTGTGTGTCAACTAGGAGCTAAAAGTTTTACCCCGCCACCGTTAGTGGACTCAACAGTTGTTAAACTAGTACCTAAATGTCCGTctataaatgtaatttgaaCTGAATAATAAgattgattttcttttgagGTATTATTTAACATGTTAACTGGCAGATTGATTTTAAGGAATGGGATGGTTTACTACGTATTTGTTTTATGCGTAAACGAAAAACTCTTCGTAGTGTTTTTATGGTTTCGTCggtattgaaattattacacGAAAATCTTAAAATATGGAACGAGCAACATTACTGTAACGAAAATGTTCTGATTAAGGTTTGGCTTCCATGGTCTACTGgtagaaaatgtaaaacataagcgattcaatttttataggatGTCGTTGAGAATGTTTTACAAGCAactaattattcaaacaaaagaGCAGTTAATCTTGGCATAAATGATTACTTAGAGTTGCTTTTAGCtttccatgaaaaaaatattcattttcaaaacgtGGGGATCAATGTAAGTTCAACTTACGCTTATGattttaatatctcatcaTTATTTTTGCTTTTCTATAAACTCTTTAGTTAGATTGTGACATGAAATAAAcggaattgaattttcaattatatttgctATCTTACTTGAGGGTTGAATTAGGTTTGACATGCATCCGAAAGAATTCATTTGGGACAGCTTTTTTGTGAATGTcaaacgtttcaaaataataaggTATTTGCAGAAGGTTAAGATGCAAAGCGGATTTTTTATCGAAGTTGCATGTAACTAGTGcctatattaaaaaaagacgaatacatgtaaaaaaaaccttgtttcatattttagtagaaacgtaagaaagttatattttacacaaaatcGCAACCATCAACGTCTtgcttaaatttttttaacaatagtaatagaaatatttttagaggTCAAAGAAACTTGTATTATTgcagttttttcttttgctaaatgtattctaaaatttcctttcctgcaattttatttttatttttagtcctttctcaaaaaattataaggtCCGAATCATACGAAAATTCAACACCTATTACAGTGAAAAATCTCATATTTAATACAAGTAGTAGAGTCGCTAGTAAAGAAGAGGCGTATTGTGAAGGAAGTTTCGTATCTAACTCAATATTAATATCCTTAAATGAAATCGGTTTTGAACCAGATCATTTAAAAGTTCCGGCATTATACTTAGTGCAAAGTGCTCCTTCCTACAACGTTTTACATGGGGAACCAGTCGGATCGCCTTTTAGTCTAACGAATTCCGCGTTCGTTCCATATGTACTAATTAGTCTGAAATCTCCACATCGTGAAATACCACTACAAAGCTTTCTCGTAACCGAAACAATGATTGTCTTTACTATTGGAGCTTGTTCTTTAATCGAAGCTGCCAATCATCTTCTtgattgtaataatattgattACAGTGATTTAAAACTACATTTCAAAACGATAGCCCCTTCAAAGAATGTTATAATATCGTATACCCTAAAGGCAGTCATAACTAATGAAAACACTATTAACTTGTTTAATAGTATGCAAGGAAACAGAAAATGTATTGCCAATAAGGAATCTATCCGTTCGAAAATGATGTCAAGTGAGTGTTTTGAACCAGCcgtgaaatatatttccttgGAAAAAGGCAATAGGCTATCGTGTTCAATCCAGAAGccaaacaataaaattcatcaGTCAATTTGGTCTTTGGAGGATCAATCGAAAAAATCAAACCTATTTTCTATCTATCATGCGATTCCAATATTTGATGCACTAAAAAATAGGTCGCACTTTTCTTTGGTAGGGGAACAAATCCAAGAAGATAACAGATTTATGATTTTtcatgataaaaaaaatactacaaaattatttttttcgctGAATTCTAATGTTGTGAATTCGGGTGTGGttaaattttgcataaagttTAATTCTACTCAATATACGCCTGCAACAAACAGTGTTTTTGTGaggatcaaaataaattcacatgACATACGGTTGGCACGTCAAGGCTCAGCACATCATAAAATGGAGGTTGATCAAATCGATACCCCTGAACACTTTACTTCAACCTTGTGCGCAACATTCACTGTTTGTGATCTCTCTAACTTTGTTAAAGAATACCCTATTGAAGATGTGACCTAtagttttgtaattgaaacaaattttgattttagtCCAAAAAATACTTTAGTTAAAGCATATACGAAATTCACAAAAACAACCCTTGACCTGAACAAAATACAGAGTTATGATCTATTTATTCCAGAAACGATGTGCACTTTTTCTGAGTGCTATCCattaacaaattcatttttaatttcaattaaaactcCAAAGACTATAGTTAGGGATGAAAATGGTATTCAATGTGACTTACCAGCTAATCCCGTAGTAATCGACCCAGAAGGCTTCCGATTGCAAAAGCTATTTGACAAGCATATAATGAATTCGGTTGATGACTTGTGTCGATCACCTCAGAAGGCTGCGGAAAATAGTAGAGACACAGGTATCCAATctaaaatggaacatttgaaTTCaccgattgaaaaaaattcaatagtCCGTTCAAAATATACGGTTGCACCTAATTTGGAGCCTTGGTATTGTGATTTACATGAGTTAGGCGAAAATGGGACTTTGTgtctaa encodes the following:
- the LOC128884221 gene encoding probable dimethyladenosine transferase; translation: MFHEKSTEKAFKSLHNDKNLLKRSKFSSTKPSGLSNSLNKKLGQHLLINQGVLEKILRAAEIKSTDTVLEIGPGTGNLTMKLLGVARRVRAFDIDERMVGDVKRKALSMGYTNLDVFFGDALRSDFGSFDVCVANLPYNISSPFIFKLIAHRPTFRVSILMFQKEFADRLLAKPNDKNYSRLSINVQIYCKVEVVCQLGAKSFTPPPLVDSTVVKLVPKCPSINIDFKEWDGLLRICFMRKRKTLRSVFMVSSVLKLLHENLKIWNEQHYCNENVLIKDVVENVLQATNYSNKRAVNLGINDYLELLLAFHEKNIHFQNVGINLDCDMK